A genomic window from Luteolibacter sp. LG18 includes:
- a CDS encoding dihydroorotase, translated as MSLLIRNARIASEDSTSLRDGDVLVEGGIICSIGTGLSAPEGAKVIDAKGRLLMPAMFDAHVHFREPGQEAKETIATGTEAAINGGITGVVMMPNTKPAIDSAPVVRMVLDSAAKNSRIPVYTSGCITKDRAGKELAGIDGMRGLGVKMLTDDGDSVADPAVLLRAMQYATEFGMFFASHCEVPELAGPRALNEGVVSYRLGIKGTPAAAEEIIIDRDIRLAHAAGAHIHIQHVSSKVGMETIRWWKQRGDVKVTAEVAPHHLLFTEEDIGDFDTHYKMNPPLRTKADTEALLQGLIEGVFDLIATDHAPHTPFEKSQDFVSAPNGITGLETALVSLYHYFVATGKFGWDLVVKRYSAEPRRMMGLEPVPVEEGKPADFILFDTEAETTFSLDFMRSKSRNTPFLDKTLKGRVDLVVLGDQVLLER; from the coding sequence ATGTCCCTCCTCATCCGCAACGCCCGCATCGCCTCCGAAGACTCCACCTCGCTCCGTGATGGAGACGTGCTCGTGGAGGGCGGCATCATCTGTTCCATCGGCACCGGCCTGTCCGCGCCGGAGGGGGCGAAGGTGATCGACGCCAAGGGCCGCCTGCTGATGCCGGCGATGTTCGACGCGCACGTCCATTTCCGCGAGCCGGGCCAGGAGGCGAAGGAGACCATCGCCACCGGCACCGAGGCCGCGATCAACGGTGGCATCACCGGGGTGGTGATGATGCCGAACACCAAGCCCGCCATCGACTCCGCGCCGGTGGTGCGCATGGTGCTGGACAGCGCCGCGAAGAATTCCCGCATCCCCGTTTACACCTCCGGCTGCATCACCAAGGACCGCGCCGGCAAGGAGCTGGCGGGCATCGATGGCATGCGCGGGCTGGGGGTGAAGATGCTCACTGACGATGGCGACAGCGTGGCCGATCCGGCCGTGCTGCTGCGCGCGATGCAGTATGCCACCGAGTTCGGCATGTTCTTCGCCAGCCACTGTGAAGTGCCGGAGCTGGCCGGTCCGCGCGCGCTCAACGAGGGCGTCGTTTCCTACCGCCTCGGCATCAAGGGCACGCCCGCCGCCGCCGAGGAAATCATCATCGACCGCGATATCCGCCTGGCCCATGCCGCGGGCGCGCACATCCACATCCAGCACGTCTCCAGCAAGGTCGGCATGGAAACCATCCGCTGGTGGAAGCAGCGCGGCGACGTGAAGGTCACCGCCGAGGTCGCACCGCATCACCTGCTCTTCACCGAGGAGGACATCGGTGACTTCGACACCCACTACAAGATGAACCCGCCGCTGCGCACCAAGGCCGATACCGAGGCGCTGCTGCAGGGACTCATCGAGGGTGTGTTCGATCTCATCGCCACCGATCACGCGCCGCACACTCCGTTCGAGAAATCGCAGGACTTCGTCAGCGCGCCGAACGGTATCACCGGCCTCGAAACCGCGCTCGTCTCGCTCTACCACTACTTCGTCGCCACCGGGAAATTCGGCTGGGATCTGGTGGTGAAGCGTTACTCCGCGGAACCTCGCCGCATGATGGGCCTCGAGCCGGTGCCGGTGGAGGAGGGCAAGCCCGCCGATTTCATCCTCTTCGACACGGAAGCGGAAACCACCTTCTCGCTCGACTTCATGAGGTCGAAGAGCCGCAACACGCCGTTCCTCGACAAGACCCTCAAGGGCCGTGTCGATCTGGTCGTGCTCGGCGACCAGGTGCTGCTGGAAAGGTGA
- a CDS encoding aspartate carbamoyltransferase catalytic subunit, with protein MPRKDLLDIVSLEREEIDCLLDQAVPFKELFTRSVKKVPALKGKSVLTLFYEPSTRTLSSFEVAANRLSADVTNFAVAQSSIVKGESVRETVETLQAMRTDYIIVRHSRSGLPSTIARMTKASVINAGDGAHAHPTQALLDAFTIKEKFPDPTGKRVLIVGDILHSRVARSTSTILKKLGLEVAYLGPGSLVPKVGPENVLRFTNYEEAMKWKPDIVYLLRVQMERQDVQYFPSLREYHRLYGVTEERLRRIDGEGLYIMHPGPVNRGVELCDGVLDYSRSLINDQVENGIAVRMAVLYWLKPGGEVVG; from the coding sequence ATGCCTCGTAAGGATTTGCTCGATATCGTGTCGCTTGAGAGGGAGGAAATCGATTGCCTCCTCGATCAAGCCGTTCCCTTCAAAGAACTCTTCACACGATCGGTCAAAAAGGTCCCGGCGTTGAAGGGCAAGTCGGTGCTGACCCTGTTCTATGAGCCCAGCACCCGCACGCTCTCGTCCTTCGAGGTGGCGGCCAACCGCCTCTCCGCGGATGTCACGAACTTCGCCGTCGCCCAGTCGTCGATCGTGAAGGGCGAATCCGTCCGCGAAACGGTCGAGACGCTCCAGGCGATGCGGACCGATTACATCATCGTCCGCCACAGCCGTTCCGGCCTGCCCTCGACCATCGCGCGGATGACGAAGGCCAGCGTGATCAACGCCGGTGACGGCGCGCACGCCCACCCGACCCAGGCGCTGCTCGATGCCTTCACGATCAAGGAGAAGTTCCCCGATCCCACCGGCAAGCGCGTGCTGATCGTCGGCGACATCCTCCACAGCCGCGTGGCCCGTTCCACCAGCACCATTCTGAAGAAGCTCGGCCTGGAGGTCGCCTACCTCGGGCCGGGCTCGCTGGTGCCGAAGGTCGGACCGGAGAATGTCCTCCGCTTCACGAACTACGAGGAAGCGATGAAGTGGAAGCCGGACATCGTCTATCTGCTGCGCGTCCAGATGGAGCGCCAGGACGTCCAGTATTTCCCCAGCCTCCGCGAGTATCACCGCCTCTACGGGGTGACCGAGGAACGCCTGCGCCGCATCGATGGCGAGGGCCTCTACATCATGCACCCCGGCCCGGTGAACCGCGGGGTGGAGCTCTGCGACGGCGTGCTCGATTACTCGCGCAGCCTCATCAACGACCAGGTCGAGAACGGCATCGCCGTCCGCATGGCCGTCCTCTACTGGCTGAAGCCGGGCGGGGAGGTTGTCGGTTAG
- the pyrR gene encoding bifunctional pyr operon transcriptional regulator/uracil phosphoribosyltransferase PyrR has translation MNRTLSAEDIAKAVETLAEAIRSRTEGKAIALVGIRSRGDEVAERLCNLLADEDRELDLGILDISLYRDDFEHLHENPKLQESDIPFTVDGAHIILVDDVLFTGRTIRAALDALSDWGRPGRVELATLIDRGHREMPIQPDYVGLVLETNRLDHVYVSLENTDGKDFIEVVEPESK, from the coding sequence ATGAACCGCACCCTTTCCGCCGAAGACATTGCCAAGGCCGTCGAAACGCTCGCCGAGGCGATCCGTTCCCGCACCGAAGGCAAGGCCATCGCCTTGGTGGGCATCCGCAGCCGTGGCGACGAGGTGGCCGAGCGCCTCTGCAACCTCCTCGCCGACGAGGACCGCGAGCTGGACCTCGGCATTCTCGACATTTCCCTCTACCGCGACGATTTCGAGCACCTCCACGAGAATCCAAAGCTCCAGGAGAGCGACATTCCCTTCACCGTGGATGGCGCGCACATCATCCTCGTCGATGACGTGCTTTTCACCGGCCGAACCATCCGCGCGGCCCTGGACGCGCTTTCCGACTGGGGCCGTCCGGGCCGGGTGGAGCTCGCCACGCTGATCGACCGCGGTCACCGCGAGATGCCGATCCAGCCGGACTACGTCGGGCTGGTGTTGGAAACCAACCGTCTCGATCACGTCTACGTCTCGCTGGAGAACACCGACGGCAAGGACTTCATCGAGGTCGTCGAACCGGAATCGAAATGA